The following coding sequences are from one Paenibacillus tundrae window:
- a CDS encoding carbohydrate ABC transporter permease, translating into MKKKDGKWFYIFISPWLIGFLGLTLGPILFSIYMSFTNWDLFQSPNFIGIDNYKTLLTDDPIFWKSVGNTFFYALISIPLGMSISLWIAYYLNKKIKGITFFRILFYLPSVVPVVASSLLFIHLLAPTEGLINQALAVFGIQGPAWLLDPNWVKPALILMSLWGVGGGVVLLLAGMKGIPQELYEAAAIDGAKSSQSFFHITFPMLTPVIFFNLVTGMIGALQTFAQVFIVTAGGPDNSSQMVVPYLFQNAFQFYKMGYASAIAWVLFIIIMALTLVVFRSSALWVHYEEGKANE; encoded by the coding sequence GTGAAGAAAAAGGACGGGAAATGGTTTTATATCTTTATCTCGCCTTGGCTAATTGGTTTCCTAGGACTTACCCTGGGCCCGATTTTGTTTTCAATCTACATGAGCTTCACCAACTGGGATCTGTTCCAGTCCCCGAATTTCATCGGTATTGATAACTACAAAACCTTGTTAACCGATGACCCGATCTTCTGGAAGTCGGTGGGTAACACCTTTTTCTATGCCTTGATATCGATCCCACTTGGGATGTCCATCTCGCTCTGGATTGCCTATTATCTGAACAAAAAAATCAAAGGCATCACGTTCTTCCGCATTCTATTCTATCTACCTTCTGTCGTTCCAGTCGTAGCAAGCTCTTTGCTCTTTATCCACTTGCTTGCACCAACAGAGGGTTTAATTAACCAAGCGCTTGCTGTATTCGGTATTCAAGGTCCTGCTTGGCTTCTTGATCCGAATTGGGTAAAACCTGCATTGATTCTCATGTCCTTATGGGGCGTTGGGGGCGGCGTGGTACTGCTACTGGCGGGTATGAAAGGTATCCCTCAGGAGTTGTACGAGGCCGCTGCCATCGATGGAGCCAAAAGCTCGCAATCCTTCTTCCACATTACATTTCCAATGCTTACGCCCGTCATTTTCTTCAACTTGGTAACAGGTATGATTGGCGCACTCCAGACATTCGCACAGGTATTTATCGTTACGGCGGGTGGACCGGATAACTCAAGTCAGATGGTTGTGCCTTACTTGTTCCAGAACGCATTCCAGTTCTACAAAATGGGCTATGCATCCGCTATAGCTTGGGTATTATTCATCATCATCATGGCACTGACCCTGGTTGTGTTCCGTTCATCAGCGCTATGGGTGCACTACGAGGAGGGAAAAGCGAATGAGTAA
- a CDS encoding ABC transporter substrate-binding protein, whose translation MRRSLKVISLLMLVMVFGLTACSKGENGGASGSEGGKVDLSMTIWGSEDEKKIYQERLDIVKQTYPDINVKLNVVAGDYDQKVQTMIAGGTAPDIMMIAENYQAYASKNQIIPLDDMIKEHNVNMSERYSDDIANLMKYDGKQFGLPDRAGAMVLFYNKDLFDKAGVEYPTKEWTQEDLLAAAQKLTVQENGKTVQWGYYPGSWWPQWMQLIYQNGGGIFDENGKPSFNTEPVRKALQFMNDLTFVHGASPTPTEIADMGNIGADPLFAQGKIAMETTGFWNIGSLAKVEGINWDISPIWGETNAFFNGLTITNASKHKEEAFKVIEALTTPEAQMPMIKAGQDAPATKAGLSSDEFLNAEYGGKKINMAAFSESTIYAEPFNPQWNEMMKLINDKLGVYFNNKASLDDTVNEIQSGLERIYK comes from the coding sequence AGAAGTTTAAAGGTCATTTCGTTATTGATGCTGGTCATGGTATTTGGTCTGACAGCCTGTAGTAAAGGCGAGAATGGTGGAGCAAGCGGTTCGGAAGGTGGCAAGGTTGATCTAAGTATGACGATCTGGGGCTCAGAGGATGAGAAGAAGATTTATCAGGAACGGCTCGACATTGTGAAACAAACCTATCCGGACATTAACGTGAAGCTCAACGTTGTTGCAGGGGATTATGACCAGAAGGTACAGACGATGATTGCCGGCGGTACTGCACCTGACATCATGATGATTGCCGAGAACTATCAGGCGTACGCCTCTAAGAATCAGATTATTCCGCTCGATGACATGATCAAGGAGCACAATGTGAACATGTCAGAGCGTTATTCAGACGATATCGCGAATTTGATGAAATATGATGGCAAACAATTCGGACTGCCTGACCGCGCTGGCGCGATGGTGCTTTTCTATAACAAAGATCTGTTCGACAAGGCTGGGGTAGAATACCCAACCAAGGAATGGACACAAGAAGATCTGCTGGCGGCAGCTCAGAAGCTGACCGTGCAAGAGAATGGCAAGACGGTTCAATGGGGTTACTATCCAGGTAGCTGGTGGCCGCAATGGATGCAATTGATCTACCAGAACGGTGGCGGAATCTTTGACGAGAATGGTAAACCTTCGTTCAATACAGAGCCTGTCCGCAAAGCGTTGCAGTTCATGAATGACTTAACGTTCGTACACGGTGCAAGCCCGACACCAACGGAGATTGCGGATATGGGAAATATCGGTGCTGACCCATTGTTCGCTCAAGGTAAAATTGCGATGGAAACGACAGGTTTCTGGAATATTGGTTCACTGGCTAAGGTAGAAGGCATCAACTGGGATATCTCTCCGATCTGGGGTGAGACCAATGCGTTCTTCAACGGCTTAACGATTACGAATGCATCCAAACATAAAGAGGAAGCGTTCAAGGTGATCGAAGCACTCACTACACCTGAGGCTCAGATGCCAATGATCAAAGCAGGCCAAGATGCACCAGCAACGAAAGCAGGTCTATCCAGCGACGAGTTCCTTAATGCGGAATATGGTGGCAAAAAAATCAATATGGCTGCTTTCAGTGAATCTACCATTTACGCTGAACCGTTCAATCCACAATGGAATGAAATGATGAAGCTGATCAATGACAAGCTGGGTGTATATTTCAACAACAAAGCTTCACTCGATGATACCGTAAACGAGATTCAGAGTGGACTGGAAAGAATCTATAAATAG
- a CDS encoding carbohydrate ABC transporter permease — protein sequence MSNPSTVEKTISYIFLILVGVLLASPFLYMISIALASDATTVKSAFTFIPLEFQWSNFYTIFTNNNLGTYLKNSIIITVFTIIGSVLSASIVSYGFARIKAKGSRFLFIVLLSTMMIPGEVTMVPQFIIFRHLDWINTFYPLIVPSFFAGAFNVFLIRQFVMSIPKSLDEAAMIDGMGHPGIYWKIIMPLTYPILAAIAIFSFSYNWGNFMGPLIYINDPEKMPLALGVQLLTTVGGGQMPPWNLVMIASLFLTIPMVLVYLFGQRYVYEANISGGSSGIK from the coding sequence ATGAGTAATCCATCCACTGTCGAGAAGACGATATCCTACATTTTTCTGATTCTGGTCGGGGTGCTGCTGGCTTCCCCCTTCCTGTACATGATCTCTATTGCACTGGCGAGTGACGCAACGACGGTAAAATCAGCCTTTACGTTTATACCACTCGAATTTCAATGGTCGAACTTCTACACCATCTTTACGAATAACAATCTCGGCACTTATCTGAAAAACTCCATTATTATCACGGTATTCACGATTATCGGATCTGTATTGTCTGCATCGATTGTATCGTATGGTTTCGCACGGATCAAAGCGAAAGGCAGTCGTTTCTTATTTATCGTGCTGCTCAGCACAATGATGATCCCGGGTGAGGTTACGATGGTACCGCAATTTATCATCTTCCGCCATCTGGACTGGATTAATACCTTCTATCCACTGATCGTACCAAGCTTCTTCGCGGGTGCGTTCAACGTATTCCTGATCCGGCAATTTGTTATGAGCATTCCAAAATCACTGGATGAAGCAGCGATGATTGACGGCATGGGTCATCCGGGGATCTACTGGAAAATTATTATGCCGCTGACCTATCCAATATTGGCTGCTATCGCTATTTTCTCATTCTCCTACAACTGGGGTAACTTCATGGGGCCGCTCATTTATATCAATGACCCGGAGAAAATGCCACTAGCCCTGGGTGTTCAACTTCTGACAACCGTTGGTGGTGGACAGATGCCACCATGGAACTTAGTCATGATCGCTTCGCTATTCCTGACGATTCCGATGGTGCTTGTCTATCTATTCGGACAACGTTATGTATATGAAGCGAACATTAGCGGAGGCAGCAGCGGTATCAAATAA